The Coffea arabica cultivar ET-39 chromosome 9e, Coffea Arabica ET-39 HiFi, whole genome shotgun sequence genome has a window encoding:
- the LOC113710098 gene encoding stromal cell-derived factor 2-like protein has protein sequence MAISFFGLAIFLFLTLDSDFISSPVSAASEGVQITYGSVIKLMHERTKFRLHSHDEPYGSGSGQQSVTGFPNVDDSNSYWIVRPVSDTNAQQGDTIKGGTIIRLQHMRTRKWLHSHLLNVSLTMMPIAVMPYAINLLISK, from the exons ATGGCAATCTCGTTTTTCGGTCTcgccattttcctttttcttaccCTTGACTCTGATTTCATCTCTTCCCCCGTCTCTGCAGCTTCCGAAGGCGTCCAG ATTACTTATGGGTCAGTGATCAAGTTGATGCATGAGAGAACAAAGTTTAGGCTGCATTCGCATGATGAACCATATGGCTCTGGTAGTGGGCAGCAGTCCGTCACTGGTTTTCCCAACGTTGATGACTCAAACAGCTATTGG ATTGTTAGACCTGTATCAGATACCAATGCCCAACAAGGGGATACAATCAAAGGTGGTACCATCATCAGGCTGCAACACATGAGGACCAGAAAATGGTTACATAGCCACTTGCTAAATGTAAGTCTTACTATGATGCCTATTGCTGTTATGCCTTATGCAATTAATCTTCTTATCAGTAAATAG